CACCCCATGCCTTCACATTCATCAGTATAACACTTAAAAAAACCTCATAACTAAAAGAAACTACCTTCACATTAGACAGAAGGAACAGCTTGACAAGATCCTCTGGCTGATAGTGGCAGTCCTCGGGAAGTTTTGTATTGCAAGGCAATTTGCTTTCGGGGAGTAGTAACGATTTGGGATTCTTGGGAGAAGAAAATATATCTAGCATTTCCTTCTCAAGAGAATTTGTGAAATTTAATTCAACTTCTGCCTGTCTCTTACTCTTTGGCTGCCTACTTATTAGGGTCGACCCATCTTCGGAAGTAGGATGAACCTCTGAGGCTACAACAAAGACTCTTAACTAATTACCATAGTGATTtctaaaaaatatgaaagtattcaaatttttatctGGTATCCAAACCGCACCTTTGGATTTTCGATACTTCCAATGATCTGGACCTGCCCATGCGTTTTGCTTTGAATTAAAACCCAGACTCAAAAACAAATATCCGTCAACACTGTCAAATCTGTCATCCATATCAGCGTCTGGGGAGGGAAATGGCCCATCGCTGTCCTGCAAGTACAAGATTTGGAATGATATTAATACAAGTACATTATTCAAGTATTAAATGTTTCTATagttgaaaactaaaaaaaacctGAGGGTAATTGGGAAAACTTGGATCTGCATCATCATTATAGCCTACATCGGCAACAACCGTATGGTCATCGTGATCGTCACTCCAGGCATTGCTGTTCTCATATTCTTCTCTGTCAAAACCACTTTCATTATTAAAAGAAGTGTCAAGATCTTCAGCTAAATTATTGTCGTGATGTTGAACATCAGTGGGCCTTCTGTTACTCTCATCAAATAAGTTTACTATAGTCGTCAGAGTTGGAGAAATTTCATCCTTCACACGCATGTCCAACACCATCTGCTCGATACAATCTACAGAACAAAGTAAGTCCGCTCTGAATGCGATCTTTTTCAGATGTAACTAACGACAGTTTCaccatattttgtaaaaagcaACACACCTTTGACAAAAGAAAGATCAATAGTATCTGAAATATcagattgattttgttttgccATACACTTCGCAGGCACTTCTAGTGAATCAAAGAGCACCCTACATCCACCGTATACACCAAGATTATTCATTAAAAGACCCTTGGCTCCACCTTCATCAAATTTTGCTGTTGTCTGGCGATAGAGAGGATCCACGACAAATGCAGCTGAAAAAACACACAACGGCATACCCATTATCAGCACAACTTGGACTCCATACATTGTCAAACAGTAACAGAAAGAGATTAGGATTTGAAATCACCATCAAACTTCTTTACATTAAGTGCTTCGAAAGATGATTCCAATGTTGACAAAGGTGACAACTGCataaaaaaacaactattaAAACAAAGCAACGTGTTTAACCAGTCAAGGCCAGAGATCCATAGATCACAGACCTTTTTGCTTGTTTCTTTCCTGCTTTCTTCTCCTCCACTTTCGATATTAACACCATCCAGGCTAGTGTCTGACTGACATGATGGCATCATGGCTTAGCATTAGAACTAATTAAGAgccaaatattacaaaaatcaaaagTAAATGTACTACACTCTGAATTTGTAATCATGCAGACATTCATTAATCATTAGCTAGTTACCAAGCATTCTTTAGAATTAGAGCACTAGTAATTCGATAAGGAATCAAAACAATCCCACTTGACTCCTACGACAAATAAATCACCTCGGGAGCTCACTACAAACgcagttttcatttttcaaaaaacaagaaaatgatAAGACTAAATTGTAACCTTGCTCAGCTTCTTGGCCTGCTCGATTCATCCCACCAAGAACTTTATATGCCTCAGAATGCACTGAATCTACTcttaatgaataaattttgaCTCCAGCCTCAAGAGTGCAGCTTGCCTGCCCAAACAAAATTCCAATGAACATCTGCATTCTACATAAACATAACTTTGCTTCAAGTGTCATTGCTGTGAGATTGAAAGTAGTTCTTCACTCTCGTAAGCTAATTTGTGCTATGCAAAAACAAAGAAGCAAGCAAATATTCTAAATTACTTGGCGATAAACAGGGCTTTAAATTGTGGACGCTGTTACAATTAAGTCACAATCCTTGATGCTGCGGGAATTTGCAGATATGGTCGCAAAAGCCTCATAAACCACGACGTTGGGGACGAAATTGAAGTGGCTAtccatttttaaaaactttgacGGCAGAATTTGT
The Vigna angularis cultivar LongXiaoDou No.4 chromosome 5, ASM1680809v1, whole genome shotgun sequence genome window above contains:
- the LOC108339628 gene encoding condensin complex subunit 2 isoform X3; the protein is MAETLSPNPLVGQKQRFRIQSPTSTFFLGSNNDQLERAEARAARAAAIRRKSLGFSQPLLANSDPCLNKQQILDLFQNCIKLASENKINQKNTWELNLIDHLTDIIKAEQEDDSETNFQKASCTLEAGVKIYSLRVDSVHSEAYKVLGGMNRAGQEAEQDTSLDGVNIESGGEESRKETSKKLSPLSTLESSFEALNVKKFDAAFVVDPLYRQTTAKFDEGGAKGLLMNNLGVYGGCRVLFDSLEVPAKCMAKQNQSDISDTIDLSFVKDCIEQMVLDMRVKDEISPTLTTIVNLFDESNRRPTDVQHHDNNLAEDLDTSFNNESGFDREEYENSNAWSDDHDDHTVVADDSDGPFPSPDADMDDRFDSVDGYLFLSLGFNSKQNAWAGPDHWKYRKSKASEVHPTSEDGSTLISRQPKSKRQAEVELNFTNSLEKEMLDIFSSPKNPKSLLLPESKLPCNTKLPEDCHYQPEDLVKLFLLSNVKCLGRRANRFPDGAREQSNEYESFHTWDNGSVGGDDFGDYGGDLHSDVEDSNTLISQPRQVNKIEVQYDKTSKQVDVHALKITIWDHVQESVKLPSQGQKDTLSFRSILANFPSECNAAATVSDISPHLCFICLLHLANEKGLSIQNCSNLDDLTIFLPHVADSIRGTV
- the LOC108339628 gene encoding condensin complex subunit 2 isoform X2, whose product is MAETLSPNPLVGQKQRFRIQSPTSTFFLGSNNDQLERAEARAARAAAIRRKSLGFSQPLLANSDPCLNKQQILDLFQNCIKLASENKINQKNTWELNLIDHLTDIIKAEQEDDSETNFQKASCTLEAGVKIYSLRVDSVHSEAYKVLGGMNRAGQEAEQDTSLDGVNIESGGEESRKETSKKLSPLSTLESSFEALNVKKFDAAFVVDPLYRQTTAKFDEGGAKGLLMNNLGVYGGCRVLFDSLEVPAKCMAKQNQSDISDTIDLSFVKDCIEQMVLDMRVKDEISPTLTTIVNLFDESNRRPTDVQHHDNNLAEDLDTSFNNESGFDREEYENSNAWSDDHDDHTVVADVGYNDDADPSFPNYPQDSDGPFPSPDADMDDRFDSVDGYLFLSLGFNSKQNAWAGPDHWKYRKSKEVHPTSEDGSTLISRQPKSKRQAEVELNFTNSLEKEMLDIFSSPKNPKSLLLPESKLPCNTKLPEDCHYQPEDLVKLFLLSNVKCLGRRANRFPDGAREQSNEYESFHTWDNGSVGGDDFGDYGGDLHSDVEDSNTLISQPRQVNKIEVQYDKTSKQVDVHALKITIWDHVQESVKLPSQGQKDTLSFRSILANFPSECNAAATVSDISPHLCFICLLHLANEKGLSIQNCSNLDDLTIFLPHVADSIRGTV
- the LOC108339628 gene encoding condensin complex subunit 2 isoform X1, which produces MAETLSPNPLVGQKQRFRIQSPTSTFFLGSNNDQLERAEARAARAAAIRRKSLGFSQPLLANSDPCLNKQQILDLFQNCIKLASENKINQKNTWELNLIDHLTDIIKAEQEDDSETNFQKASCTLEAGVKIYSLRVDSVHSEAYKVLGGMNRAGQEAEQDTSLDGVNIESGGEESRKETSKKLSPLSTLESSFEALNVKKFDAAFVVDPLYRQTTAKFDEGGAKGLLMNNLGVYGGCRVLFDSLEVPAKCMAKQNQSDISDTIDLSFVKDCIEQMVLDMRVKDEISPTLTTIVNLFDESNRRPTDVQHHDNNLAEDLDTSFNNESGFDREEYENSNAWSDDHDDHTVVADVGYNDDADPSFPNYPQDSDGPFPSPDADMDDRFDSVDGYLFLSLGFNSKQNAWAGPDHWKYRKSKASEVHPTSEDGSTLISRQPKSKRQAEVELNFTNSLEKEMLDIFSSPKNPKSLLLPESKLPCNTKLPEDCHYQPEDLVKLFLLSNVKCLGRRANRFPDGAREQSNEYESFHTWDNGSVGGDDFGDYGGDLHSDVEDSNTLISQPRQVNKIEVQYDKTSKQVDVHALKITIWDHVQESVKLPSQGQKDTLSFRSILANFPSECNAAATVSDISPHLCFICLLHLANEKGLSIQNCSNLDDLTIFLPHVADSIRGTV